ACAGGGAAGCCCAGAGGATGCCGATGCCGCACCTGCCCCTGGACGACGCGCGCTTCGACGAGCTCGCCTCCGGTTTCGGCGGCGCCGACGCCGTCGAGCTGCTGGCCCGGCGCGAACTCGGCGTCAACCGCGAACTCCTCGGCGCCGTCTGGCACGAGAGCGCGCACAGCGCGACCGGCACGGCGGCCTGGGACACCCTCGCGGCCCTGGACGCCGAGGCTCCCGAGTCGGTGGACGCGGTCCTGGCCCACCCCTATCTGCGTCCCTGGGCGCAGCGGGCGCTGCGCGGCGACGAGGAGGCCGGCCGGATCGCGATGCGCGGAGTGGCCGAGCTCGCGGCGGCGGCGCTGCTGCGGGCCGGGCGCGCGGGCACCGTGACCGTGCCGACCGGTTCGGGAGTGCTGCGGCTGCCGACCCTGGGCGCGCTGGTCGTGGGCGACGCGGCGCAGGCGCAGGTCACCGGCGGCGCTGACGGGAGCTTCACCGTCCGGGTCGGGGAGCGCGAGCACACCGTGGGGCCCAAGTCGGCCGCGGATCCTGCGTGGTTGGCCCGGCACCGGTTCGAACTGCCGGGCTGGGCCGTCGTTCTGGAGGACACGGACCCCTGGCGGGACGCCCACGGATACCCCGTGCGGGCGCGGTTGTCCGCCGCGGCGGCCGAGGAGTGGCGCGGTGACCTCGCCGCCGCATGGGAGTGGATCCGGCGTGAACTGCCCGCATACGCGCCCGGGCTCGCCGCGGGCCTGAGCATGGTCACCCCGTTGCGGGAGGCCTCCGCGGGCGCGGACATCAGCTCGGCGGCCCGGGACGCCTTCGGCGCCGTCGCCATCGCCCGGCCGGGCACGCCCGAGACCCTGGCATGTCTGCTGGTCCACGAGTTCCAGCACGTCAAGCTCGGTGCCGTACTCGATCTCACGGACCTCTACGACCCCGGCTGCGAGGAGCTGTTCTACGCCCCCTGGCGCCCCGATCCGCGCCCGTTGGAAGGGCTGTTGCAGGGGACGTACGCACACATCGCCGTGGTCGACTACTGGCGTGCCCGTCGGTGGACCGCGAGCGGCGCCGAAGCGCGTGATGCCGAGGTCCGGTTCGCCCGATGGCGCGAGCAGACCGCGGAGGCGGTGGACACCCTGGCCGGCTCCGGCGCCCTGACGGAACTGGGGGAGCGCTTCGTGACGGCCATGGGGGAGACCGTCTCAACGCGACTGACGGACCCGGTGAGTCCCGACGCGCTGATCAGCGCTCGAAGAACAGCGGCGGACCACAGGGGGCGTACGGCGCGGTGAGGTGCACGCGGCCGGCCCGGCGGTGGACGGAATCGACGCACGCTGACTGGCACTCCGTCATATCGGCTGCGTAATAGTCGAGTTCACCGCCCCGTTCCGCTGATGAGGTGGTCGTTCCTACACTGAGGCTCCGTCGGGCGGCGTATCGGGGGTATTCGTGCGAGGGGACGCAGAGGATCCCAGGAGTGGGCGGCCGTACTTCTTTCTCAGTTACGCGCACACACCGCGGAACGACTCCGAGATCGCCGGCCCCAACGCGTGGGTGAAGAAGCTGTACGACGGTTTGTGCGCGCACATCCTGGAGATGACGTCGTTACCGATGGGCGCCAGGGCCGGTTTCCTGGACCAGGGGATCGCGCTCGGAACGCGGTGGACGGACGAGTTGTCGGAGAACCTGGCCCGGTGTCAGGTGTTCGTACCGCTGTACTCACCCCGGTACTTCATCAGTGAACAGTGCGGCCGTGAGTGGTGGGCGTTCTCGCAGCGGGAGATCTACCGCCGCACCCTGCGCGGGGAATCGCGCGAGAGCGCCATCGTCCCGGCGTTATGGGTGCCCGTCGAACTCGCCCAACTCCCCCAGGTGGCCAAGGACCTGCAGTTCCAGCACGCGGACTTCGGGGACGACTACGCGGCGGAGGGGTTCTACGGGCTCACCAAACTCAGCTATCTCAAGGACCAGTACGAACTCGCCGTCTACCGACTCGCCCAACGGATCGTGCGCGCCAGCCGAGCCATAGATCTGGGGGAGGGGCAGGTCTACCGGCAGTACGAGTCACTGCCCAGCGCCTTCGGGGACGGCGCTCACCCGCCCGCGTTCGACGTCACGGTGATAGCCCGCTCCCGTTCGGACCTGCCCCCGGGCCGGGCGCCCGACTACTACGGGGACACCGCGCTGGAGTGGAACCCGTACCACCCGGTGTCGACCCGCTCCCTCGCGGAGCACGCCGCCGACCTCGTCAGGGCGATGAACTACCGGGTCACCGTCAGCGACTTCGAGAACGAACCCGACCGCCTCCTCACCCTGGGCCCGCCCAACACGCCCGCCCTGCTGCTGCTCGACCGGTGGGCTCTGGACTCCCCGCGCGTGAAGGGACTCATGGCGCAGCTGGCCGAGCAGCAGCGCCCCTGGATCAGCGTGATGATCCCCCAGCACCGGGACGACGCGATCCCCCCGGAACGGGACCGGCAGTTGCAGGAGCTCACCGACCAAGTGCTGGCCGCACGACAGGTGGTGGGCTCGGGCCACCGGTCGCCGGGCGGCGCGATACGCACCCTCGAAGCGTTCCAGCTCGAACTGCAGAAGGCCGTACGACAGGCGGTCAACTACTACGAGACCCATGCGAAGACCTATCCGCCGAAGGGGCCACCCACCGATCCCCCGCGGCTGCCCAGGCTGGGATACCA
This is a stretch of genomic DNA from Streptomyces sp. NBC_00285. It encodes these proteins:
- a CDS encoding FxsB family cyclophane-forming radical SAM/SPASM peptide maturase; this translates as MDPSPHPLSQFVLKMHSRCDLACDHCYVFEHADQSWRGRPVVISGEVLDLTARRIAEHARTHRLDTVHVVLHGGEPLLAGRKRLRQAAQGLRTALAGVSALDLRIHTNGVTLDEKFCELFAEFDIKVGISLDGDRAANDLHRRYRNGRSSHDRVLRAIGLLNSPRHRHLFAGLLCTVDLRNDPVTVYDALAELNPPRIDFLLPHATWDEPPARAAGTPSYGEWLLAVHDRWTAAGRPMGVRVLDSVLRTLRGASSLTESLGLAPVELAVIETDGALEQADSLKTAYDGAPGTGMDVRVNSLDEMAVHPGIVARQQGLDGLCGTCRACPVVRSCGGGLYAHRYRSGSGSGDFMNPSVYCADLKQLITGIRDREAQRMPMPHLPLDDARFDELASGFGGADAVELLARRELGVNRELLGAVWHESAHSATGTAAWDTLAALDAEAPESVDAVLAHPYLRPWAQRALRGDEEAGRIAMRGVAELAAAALLRAGRAGTVTVPTGSGVLRLPTLGALVVGDAAQAQVTGGADGSFTVRVGEREHTVGPKSAADPAWLARHRFELPGWAVVLEDTDPWRDAHGYPVRARLSAAAAEEWRGDLAAAWEWIRRELPAYAPGLAAGLSMVTPLREASAGADISSAARDAFGAVAIARPGTPETLACLLVHEFQHVKLGAVLDLTDLYDPGCEELFYAPWRPDPRPLEGLLQGTYAHIAVVDYWRARRWTASGAEARDAEVRFARWREQTAEAVDTLAGSGALTELGERFVTAMGETVSTRLTDPVSPDALISARRTAADHRGRTAR
- a CDS encoding TIR-like protein FxsC; this encodes MRGDAEDPRSGRPYFFLSYAHTPRNDSEIAGPNAWVKKLYDGLCAHILEMTSLPMGARAGFLDQGIALGTRWTDELSENLARCQVFVPLYSPRYFISEQCGREWWAFSQREIYRRTLRGESRESAIVPALWVPVELAQLPQVAKDLQFQHADFGDDYAAEGFYGLTKLSYLKDQYELAVYRLAQRIVRASRAIDLGEGQVYRQYESLPSAFGDGAHPPAFDVTVIARSRSDLPPGRAPDYYGDTALEWNPYHPVSTRSLAEHAADLVRAMNYRVTVSDFENEPDRLLTLGPPNTPALLLLDRWALDSPRVKGLMAQLAEQQRPWISVMIPQHRDDAIPPERDRQLQELTDQVLAARQVVGSGHRSPGGAIRTLEAFQLELQKAVRQAVNYYETHAKTYPPKGPPTDPPRLPRLGYHV